One genomic window of Deltaproteobacteria bacterium includes the following:
- a CDS encoding dinitrogenase iron-molybdenum cofactor biosynthesis protein — MKIAISAQGPELTNPVDTRFGRARGFVVYDLNNDTSSFVDNDQNLGLAQGAGIQSAQNVARTGATAVITGNVGPKAFLALEKGGIAVYLTQEGTVQDAVTAFKEGRLETASGATKPGHW; from the coding sequence ATGAAAATTGCCATCAGCGCCCAAGGGCCGGAACTGACCAACCCGGTAGACACCCGCTTTGGACGGGCCAGGGGATTTGTGGTCTATGACCTCAACAACGACACCTCATCTTTCGTCGACAACGACCAGAATCTCGGACTGGCCCAAGGGGCCGGAATTCAAAGCGCCCAGAACGTGGCCCGAACCGGGGCAACGGCCGTCATCACCGGCAATGTTGGGCCCAAGGCCTTCCTGGCCCTGGAAAAGGGAGGGATCGCCGTCTACCTGACCCAGGAAGGAACCGTACAGGATGCCGTAACCGCCTTCAAAGAGGGGCGGCTCGAGACCGCTTCCGGGGCCACCAAGCCCGGCCATTGGTGA
- a CDS encoding dinitrogenase iron-molybdenum cofactor biosynthesis protein, with translation METYLGFATFENRLASLFEKAANIQVFRQIDHEICPVGRFSLPQGDLQAKVSTLLSHGVKHLICGAVSNCDQRYLKASGIIIHPWFRGSLEDVLAAWAADDLQRMIMPGCRGRCRAGNRNREQTCHRQNRPRSLS, from the coding sequence ATGGAAACATACTTAGGATTCGCCACCTTTGAAAACCGCTTGGCCTCTCTCTTCGAGAAGGCCGCCAACATTCAGGTCTTTCGTCAAATTGACCACGAAATTTGCCCCGTGGGACGGTTCTCCCTCCCCCAAGGAGACCTTCAGGCCAAGGTTTCCACTCTACTGTCCCACGGGGTGAAACATCTCATCTGCGGAGCCGTCAGCAACTGCGACCAGCGATATCTGAAGGCATCGGGCATAATCATCCATCCCTGGTTTCGGGGAAGCCTTGAGGATGTTCTCGCTGCCTGGGCCGCTGACGATCTGCAACGTATGATCATGCCCGGGTGCCGGGGACGATGCAGGGCCGGCAACCGCAATCGCGAACAGACCTGCCACCGGCAAAACCGACCAAGGAGTCTCTCATGA
- a CDS encoding PAS domain S-box protein, translating into MQDLATQYYLGLTDLDDRIWTVFELMQRLDIKGLFPEVHIRGLVDPEGNEALARTAAKLGLTIHADVPSMLEVQPEINAVAQLNENQEGLVTMRRSLGPEIMLVESKAVGLLWNMIAYERFCLSCQTDLQRAETMLKTIIDEVREDILLLDVNQVVVDVNRNVCARMGLPKQDIILKSSMETWGEGESTCPECESAPFRDVLRTKSKAEALVTRISPEGRLLYFRVYVYPIFNECGEIVQLVEMRRDITSRTYMEKRLQQSERLAAVGELSTYIAHEIRNPLFAIGGFANALLRTQGLPDKAVEKVKIILHESKRLDGILKSILNFARPTQSKDAEIHINDVVEETMSIMGMACEKQGATLVMDLQPDLPMVQGDAEIVKQALINVVKNGLESFEGPGGTITIRTFPEDRFVRVDIEDSGRGIPAQHMEKVFNPFFSTKDKGAGLGLAMTKKIFDELGGTVELASTEGQGTRVSLRLPIVLAVQDGLFQEIRKPA; encoded by the coding sequence ATGCAAGACTTGGCAACGCAGTACTATTTAGGCTTGACCGATTTGGACGACCGGATTTGGACGGTCTTTGAACTCATGCAGCGGCTCGATATCAAGGGCCTTTTTCCCGAGGTCCACATCCGGGGGCTGGTCGATCCGGAAGGAAACGAGGCACTGGCCAGGACGGCCGCAAAGCTCGGACTGACCATCCATGCCGATGTGCCGTCCATGCTCGAGGTTCAGCCGGAAATTAACGCCGTGGCGCAGTTGAACGAAAATCAGGAAGGCCTGGTGACCATGCGTCGGTCACTTGGGCCTGAGATCATGTTGGTGGAGTCCAAGGCCGTGGGGCTGCTTTGGAACATGATTGCCTACGAACGGTTCTGCCTGAGTTGCCAGACCGACCTGCAACGGGCCGAAACCATGCTGAAAACCATCATCGACGAGGTCCGCGAAGACATTCTGCTTCTGGACGTCAATCAGGTCGTCGTGGACGTGAACCGGAACGTCTGTGCCAGGATGGGTCTGCCCAAGCAGGATATCATCCTCAAGTCGAGCATGGAAACTTGGGGAGAGGGGGAGAGTACCTGTCCCGAGTGCGAATCGGCGCCGTTTCGGGATGTATTGAGAACCAAGAGCAAGGCTGAAGCCCTGGTGACGAGGATATCACCCGAGGGTCGGCTTCTGTATTTCAGGGTTTACGTGTATCCGATCTTCAATGAATGTGGAGAGATCGTCCAACTGGTGGAGATGCGTCGGGATATCACGTCCCGGACATACATGGAGAAGCGACTACAGCAGTCGGAGCGTCTGGCGGCCGTTGGCGAGCTCTCGACCTACATCGCCCACGAGATCCGGAACCCATTGTTTGCCATCGGCGGTTTTGCCAACGCTCTGCTCAGGACTCAGGGACTTCCGGACAAGGCCGTGGAAAAGGTCAAGATTATTCTTCACGAGTCCAAGCGGCTGGATGGCATTCTGAAAAGCATTCTGAATTTCGCTCGCCCGACACAGTCGAAGGATGCCGAGATTCACATCAACGACGTTGTCGAGGAGACCATGAGCATCATGGGCATGGCCTGCGAGAAGCAGGGGGCTACGCTTGTCATGGACCTTCAACCGGATCTGCCCATGGTCCAGGGCGACGCCGAGATCGTCAAGCAGGCCCTGATCAACGTAGTCAAAAATGGACTGGAGAGTTTCGAGGGCCCTGGAGGAACCATTACCATCAGAACTTTTCCCGAGGATAGGTTCGTCCGGGTGGATATCGAGGACAGCGGCCGAGGAATTCCTGCTCAGCATATGGAAAAGGTCTTCAACCCCTTTTTTAGCACCAAGGACAAGGGCGCGGGTCTCGGCCTGGCCATGACCAAGAAGATTTTTGACGAACTGGGCGGAACCGTCGAGCTCGCCAGCACTGAAGGTCAGGGGACCCGAGTCAGCCTGCGCCTGCCCATCGTTTTGGCGGTGCAGGACGGTTTGTTTCAGGAGATCAGAAAACCCGCGTAG
- a CDS encoding cytoplasmic protein: protein MPGFDGTGPRGQGPATGWGRGGCAGGGGFGGGSFGRGRGGRGRGMFAPTQPVTADKTVLEARIAMLERELQALKSHSE from the coding sequence ATGCCAGGATTTGATGGAACAGGACCAAGAGGACAAGGCCCGGCCACAGGATGGGGCCGGGGTGGATGCGCTGGCGGCGGTGGCTTCGGAGGGGGAAGTTTCGGTCGCGGGCGGGGCGGTCGCGGGCGGGGTATGTTTGCCCCAACCCAACCAGTCACCGCCGACAAGACCGTCCTAGAGGCTCGTATCGCCATGCTTGAGCGTGAGTTGCAAGCTCTGAAGTCACACTCCGAATGA
- a CDS encoding NAD-dependent deacylase, with protein sequence MQKRIVVLTGAGISAESGISTFRDSGGLWEQHDIRDVATPGGYARNPELVLEFYNQRRRQLKKANPNAGHRALCDLEGGYRVDIVTQNVDDLHERAGSTRVLHLHGELRKARSSIDPELVYDLDWKDIRLGETCELGGQLRPHIVWFGEPVPMMLDAARLASRADIFMVVGTSLAVYPAASLVHEVPVGTPMYVVDPAAPEIRRPGVITYREKAGDRLPKLVRELLDLL encoded by the coding sequence ATGCAGAAAAGGATCGTCGTCTTGACCGGGGCCGGGATCAGCGCCGAGAGCGGCATCAGCACCTTTCGAGACAGCGGCGGACTTTGGGAGCAGCACGACATCAGGGACGTGGCCACGCCAGGGGGATACGCCCGGAATCCGGAACTGGTCCTTGAGTTCTACAACCAGCGGAGGCGGCAACTCAAAAAGGCCAATCCCAATGCCGGCCATCGGGCTCTGTGCGATCTGGAGGGCGGATACCGGGTGGACATCGTCACCCAAAACGTGGACGACCTTCACGAACGGGCCGGCTCGACCCGGGTCTTGCATCTTCACGGCGAGTTGCGCAAGGCCCGGAGCAGTATTGATCCGGAATTGGTTTACGACCTTGACTGGAAGGACATCCGGTTGGGAGAAACCTGTGAGCTCGGCGGGCAGCTGCGGCCCCACATCGTCTGGTTCGGGGAGCCGGTGCCCATGATGCTTGATGCAGCTCGACTGGCTTCTCGGGCCGACATTTTCATGGTTGTGGGGACCTCCTTGGCCGTGTATCCGGCCGCATCCCTGGTCCACGAGGTTCCTGTGGGGACGCCGATGTACGTGGTCGATCCTGCCGCTCCGGAAATCCGTCGTCCCGGGGTCATTACCTACCGGGAAAAGGCAGGAGACCGTCTGCCGAAGTTGGTCCGGGAGTTGCTTGATTTGCTCTGA
- a CDS encoding (4Fe-4S)-binding protein, whose amino-acid sequence MRIAIASGKGGTGKTTVAVNLAALLAGKGLKVQLADCDVEEPNAHFFLGLEWAEERSEFAEVPEIDTGLCQGESCLACVRECRFKSLIWMAGEVMVFPELCHSCGLCALVCPAKAVSWGQRELGQYRHGLGRGVHVHGGLLRIGEAMAPPLIHKVQAEALKNPSDVLILDSPPGTSCPVIASIEDADYVILVTEPTPFGQHDLRLAVELVRQLGLPFGVVVNRSGMGGDEALDVWLRDEAIKVLARIPHSMESAQKYSSGRLLIDEDDSLTSIFETIWDSVKTSAKGKEIRS is encoded by the coding sequence ATGCGAATTGCCATTGCCAGTGGCAAGGGTGGAACTGGCAAGACCACCGTTGCCGTAAACCTGGCCGCACTCCTGGCCGGAAAGGGTCTGAAGGTCCAACTTGCCGACTGTGACGTCGAAGAACCCAACGCCCATTTCTTTCTCGGCCTTGAATGGGCCGAAGAGCGTTCCGAATTCGCCGAAGTTCCGGAAATCGACACCGGCCTTTGCCAGGGCGAAAGCTGTCTGGCCTGTGTGCGGGAATGCCGCTTCAAGTCCCTGATCTGGATGGCCGGCGAGGTCATGGTCTTTCCGGAACTCTGCCACAGCTGCGGCCTGTGCGCCTTGGTCTGTCCGGCCAAGGCCGTTTCCTGGGGCCAGAGGGAACTCGGCCAATACCGTCACGGCCTCGGTCGTGGCGTCCACGTCCACGGAGGCCTGCTCCGCATCGGCGAGGCCATGGCTCCGCCCCTCATCCACAAGGTCCAGGCCGAGGCCCTGAAAAACCCCTCCGACGTCCTCATCCTGGATTCTCCTCCCGGCACCTCCTGCCCGGTCATCGCCTCCATCGAGGATGCCGACTACGTCATCCTGGTCACCGAACCCACGCCCTTTGGCCAGCACGATCTTCGTCTGGCCGTGGAACTTGTCCGCCAGCTCGGACTGCCCTTCGGAGTCGTGGTCAACCGCAGCGGCATGGGAGGAGACGAGGCCCTGGACGTCTGGCTCCGGGACGAGGCCATCAAGGTCCTGGCCAGGATTCCACACTCCATGGAATCGGCCCAAAAATATTCCTCGGGACGTCTGCTCATCGACGAGGACGACTCCCTGACCTCCATCTTTGAGACCATCTGGGATTCCGTCAAAACCAGCGCAAAGGGCAAGGAGATCCGGTCATGA
- a CDS encoding alpha/beta hydrolase has product MFAPVLMRSLDRIGHNPAGDFGRFPGKRAVWPMILAAMILASTLPADMAWAEEQYAMSEQIESIAVNDIRIAYREFGPEEMVKVPEVPLLMIMGYGGLMDMWPPAAIVPLARERRVIVFDNRGMGFSTSSDREYSIELFAEDTAKLLDALGIVKAHVLGWSMGTFIAQELALRNPERVGRLILLAGSCGGAEAIWPGDEVWRSMTDFSGTLEERVQRMFSNLFPGSWLAENTDPSKYFPLITAPVVDENLMRQAETLKRWGGSRSRLSKFTAATLIVTGMQDSVILPANADLMAEAIPKATVVRFQDGGHGFFFQYPEATADQVNSFLKESQKR; this is encoded by the coding sequence ATGTTTGCCCCAGTCCTGATGCGTAGTCTTGATCGGATTGGACATAATCCGGCCGGGGACTTCGGCCGTTTTCCTGGAAAACGGGCCGTATGGCCCATGATTTTGGCGGCCATGATTCTGGCGTCCACATTGCCAGCGGACATGGCTTGGGCCGAGGAGCAATACGCCATGTCTGAACAGATTGAAAGCATCGCAGTCAATGATATCCGCATCGCTTACCGGGAGTTCGGACCGGAAGAGATGGTCAAGGTTCCGGAAGTCCCCTTGCTGATGATCATGGGCTACGGAGGTTTGATGGATATGTGGCCTCCGGCAGCAATCGTACCCCTGGCACGCGAGCGTCGAGTGATCGTCTTTGACAATCGCGGCATGGGGTTTAGTACTTCCTCCGACCGGGAGTATTCTATCGAGCTTTTTGCCGAGGACACAGCAAAACTTTTGGATGCGTTGGGTATCGTGAAAGCCCATGTACTGGGTTGGTCAATGGGGACTTTTATCGCCCAGGAACTGGCACTGCGGAATCCCGAACGGGTGGGACGACTGATCCTTCTGGCGGGATCCTGCGGGGGGGCTGAGGCAATCTGGCCCGGCGACGAGGTCTGGCGGTCGATGACGGATTTTTCCGGAACTCTGGAAGAACGAGTTCAGCGAATGTTCTCCAACCTCTTCCCCGGGTCCTGGCTTGCGGAGAATACCGATCCATCGAAGTATTTTCCATTGATCACCGCACCCGTGGTGGATGAAAATCTCATGCGTCAGGCCGAAACTCTGAAACGTTGGGGCGGAAGTCGGTCCAGATTGTCCAAATTCACTGCGGCCACACTAATCGTTACGGGCATGCAGGATTCGGTCATCCTCCCGGCCAATGCCGATCTGATGGCCGAGGCAATTCCCAAGGCTACTGTGGTTCGTTTTCAGGACGGCGGGCACGGGTTTTTTTTCCAGTATCCGGAGGCCACGGCCGACCAGGTCAACTCGTTTCTCAAGGAAAGCCAGAAGCGGTGA
- the amrB gene encoding AmmeMemoRadiSam system protein B, producing MADRSPIVAGRFYPARPSDLEHEVRSLLSGPEPAEDAPRTILAMVPHAGYAASGLVAGKTMKAAKLARKVLLLGPNHTGMGKAVAVWPDGRWTFPGGSLRVDVDLASALIKNSGIARFDTAAHRAEHSLEVILPFLYALDTETAIVPICVSLSDRGSLLDLGRELAQVMAGHPEPVSLVVSSDMSHYLPHETAKNMDRLALERISALDPSGLFDVVVTRRISMCGVLPMTAALQAAVMAGAREAVLVSYATSGDTLGDYSRVVGYAGFLIS from the coding sequence ATGGCCGACAGATCGCCCATCGTCGCCGGCCGGTTCTACCCGGCCCGGCCTTCTGATCTCGAGCATGAGGTCCGCTCCCTGCTGTCCGGACCGGAACCGGCCGAGGACGCCCCCCGGACCATCCTGGCCATGGTCCCGCACGCCGGCTACGCTGCCTCGGGGCTCGTGGCCGGGAAGACCATGAAGGCCGCCAAGCTGGCCCGCAAGGTCCTCCTCTTAGGTCCCAATCACACTGGCATGGGCAAGGCCGTGGCCGTCTGGCCCGATGGTCGATGGACCTTTCCAGGCGGCTCCCTTCGGGTCGATGTCGATCTGGCATCCGCACTGATCAAAAATTCCGGCATAGCCCGATTCGATACTGCAGCCCATCGAGCCGAGCACTCCCTGGAGGTCATCCTCCCCTTTTTGTACGCCCTCGACACCGAAACGGCCATCGTTCCGATCTGCGTGTCCCTGTCCGACCGGGGCAGCCTCCTAGACCTTGGCCGGGAGCTGGCCCAGGTCATGGCCGGACATCCGGAACCGGTCTCTCTGGTGGTCAGTTCGGATATGAGCCACTATCTGCCCCACGAAACGGCAAAAAACATGGACCGGCTGGCCCTGGAACGCATTTCGGCTCTGGATCCGTCCGGGCTGTTTGACGTGGTCGTCACCCGGCGTATATCCATGTGCGGGGTTCTGCCCATGACCGCGGCCTTGCAGGCCGCGGTCATGGCCGGAGCAAGGGAGGCCGTTCTCGTCTCCTACGCTACCTCCGGAGACACCCTGGGAGATTACTCCCGGGTCGTGGGCTACGCGGGTTTTCTGATCTCCTGA
- a CDS encoding chromosome partitioning protein ParA, with the protein MAEHACGSCSGKDCQDKDAKLKKAMGRIKNKIVVMSGKGGVGKSTVAVNLAASLAMAGKKVGLLDVDVHGPSIPRLLSLGDQRPHIEKDYIEPIPWDKNLWVMSLGFMIPDPKEAVIWRGPVKMGLIRQFLEDVAWNDLDFLVVDCPPGTGDEPLSTLQLIGPEAQAVIVTTPQGVAVDDVRRSITFCRQVGNPVLGLVENMSGFVCPKCNEVVNIFDSGGGERLAVEMGVPFLGKIPMDPEVVRSGDQGFVYVKVHHESEAAKAMGRIVKPILAMVGSLQDGTSAPGESRQAGTSSTELPAGTVKIALPVAQGQLCMHFGHCEKFAIVTADTENKKVLSAELLTPPPHEPGVLPKWVAEQGAHFVIAGGMGSRAQSLFTDAGVRVVVGAPAGAPDEIVQAWLDGRLTTGQNICDH; encoded by the coding sequence ATGGCAGAACATGCATGTGGCTCCTGTTCCGGCAAGGATTGCCAGGACAAGGACGCCAAACTCAAAAAGGCCATGGGCCGCATCAAGAACAAGATCGTGGTCATGTCAGGCAAGGGCGGAGTCGGCAAGAGCACCGTGGCCGTCAATCTTGCCGCCAGTCTGGCCATGGCCGGGAAAAAGGTCGGGCTCTTGGACGTCGACGTCCACGGCCCCAGCATCCCCAGGCTCCTGAGCCTCGGCGATCAGCGTCCGCACATCGAAAAGGACTATATCGAGCCCATTCCCTGGGACAAGAACCTCTGGGTCATGTCCCTGGGGTTCATGATTCCCGACCCCAAGGAAGCCGTCATCTGGCGTGGCCCGGTCAAGATGGGCCTCATCCGCCAGTTCCTGGAGGACGTGGCCTGGAACGACCTGGACTTCCTGGTTGTGGACTGCCCTCCCGGAACCGGTGACGAGCCCCTGTCAACCCTGCAGCTCATCGGCCCCGAGGCCCAGGCCGTCATCGTCACCACCCCCCAGGGCGTGGCCGTTGACGATGTCCGGCGATCCATCACTTTTTGCCGTCAGGTCGGCAACCCCGTTCTCGGCCTGGTCGAAAACATGAGCGGTTTCGTCTGCCCCAAATGCAACGAGGTCGTGAACATCTTCGACTCAGGGGGCGGCGAGCGTTTGGCCGTGGAAATGGGCGTGCCCTTTCTGGGCAAGATCCCCATGGATCCCGAAGTCGTCCGCTCGGGCGACCAGGGCTTCGTCTACGTCAAGGTCCATCACGAAAGCGAAGCTGCCAAGGCCATGGGCCGGATCGTCAAGCCCATCCTGGCCATGGTCGGATCGCTCCAGGACGGCACTTCGGCCCCGGGTGAATCGCGGCAGGCCGGGACGTCTTCGACCGAACTTCCCGCCGGGACGGTCAAGATCGCCCTGCCCGTGGCCCAAGGCCAGCTCTGCATGCACTTCGGGCATTGCGAAAAATTCGCCATTGTCACCGCGGACACCGAAAACAAGAAGGTCCTTTCGGCCGAACTCCTGACCCCGCCTCCTCATGAACCAGGCGTTCTACCCAAATGGGTGGCCGAGCAGGGGGCCCACTTCGTCATCGCCGGAGGCATGGGTTCCCGGGCACAGAGTCTGTTCACCGACGCGGGCGTGCGAGTTGTGGTCGGGGCCCCGGCCGGTGCCCCGGACGAAATCGTCCAGGCCTGGCTTGACGGCCGCCTGACCACTGGCCAGAATATTTGCGACCACTAA
- a CDS encoding 4Fe-4S dicluster domain-containing protein, giving the protein MKEIVVISGKGGTGKTSIVAGLAQFGPDKVLADCDVDAADLHLVLHPEIRETHEFWNGEEARIDPDLCTACGLCHEHCRFGAIEPGDPYRVKADHCEGCGVCAFVCPSGAAAMNLRMCGHWYRSDTRFGPMIHAALGIGQENSGKLVTTVRKAAHDLAEDKGLEMVLVDGSPGIGCPVIASLTNASAAVIVAEPTVSAFHDMRRVHELTAHFKIPAMAVLNKSDINPTMTGDMADFCEKTGIAVVGRIPYDLKFTQAQVRGLTAGEYDSGLEALLGDIWQNILHRV; this is encoded by the coding sequence ATGAAGGAAATCGTCGTCATCAGCGGCAAGGGCGGCACCGGCAAGACCAGCATCGTGGCCGGTCTGGCCCAGTTCGGCCCGGACAAGGTCCTGGCCGACTGCGACGTGGACGCTGCCGATCTGCACCTGGTTCTGCACCCCGAAATCCGGGAGACCCACGAATTCTGGAACGGCGAGGAAGCCCGCATCGACCCGGACCTCTGCACGGCCTGTGGTCTGTGTCACGAGCATTGCCGGTTCGGAGCCATCGAACCCGGTGACCCCTACCGGGTCAAGGCGGACCATTGCGAGGGCTGTGGGGTCTGCGCCTTTGTCTGCCCGTCCGGTGCGGCGGCCATGAACCTCCGCATGTGCGGACATTGGTATCGCTCCGACACCAGATTCGGGCCCATGATCCACGCCGCCCTGGGCATCGGCCAGGAAAACTCGGGCAAGCTCGTGACCACGGTCCGCAAGGCGGCCCACGACCTGGCCGAGGATAAGGGCCTGGAAATGGTTCTGGTGGACGGATCTCCGGGCATTGGCTGCCCGGTCATCGCCTCCCTGACAAATGCCTCGGCCGCGGTCATCGTGGCCGAGCCGACGGTCTCGGCCTTCCACGACATGCGCCGGGTCCATGAACTGACGGCCCATTTCAAGATTCCGGCCATGGCCGTGCTGAACAAATCGGATATCAACCCGACCATGACCGGGGACATGGCCGATTTCTGCGAAAAAACCGGGATTGCCGTTGTCGGGCGCATCCCCTATGATTTGAAGTTCACCCAGGCCCAGGTCCGGGGGCTGACGGCCGGGGAGTACGATTCTGGACTCGAAGCCCTCCTGGGCGATATCTGGCAGAATATCCTGCACCGAGTGTAA